In one Colletotrichum destructivum chromosome 2, complete sequence genomic region, the following are encoded:
- a CDS encoding Putative batten's disease protein Cln3, giving the protein MAATVKRPDRTAMPYFSLEEFRVFSGFALIGLVNTILPSIVYAANYLIIPYPRHVVILVELLPVLLTKLVLPFVIHRIPCRIRPLVAAACWFVSKRIADDAPPNVLPPVRVAATVLASVASAATEVSCLGMAAHAGRPALAGWGFGTGAGLLENAVWPFLLTYGEGRVLRSATGYIYYLVSVLLIAHFLLLPQDVTKRGRKKDQAGQDDAGAEEGRSSLGWSESRPRPDSPKAFAKKYRVLRGLARSDMFPLFVASASLSLLQVGLARPLDGSAFETFSHFYTTYGMSAYLGTWLGRSSVTFLPLRSFKLHLVALSVWTVVASLNAVFLISTHMAFFLAFLVGIVGGSLYINVLARVREERENRAYRELSLGLVTAGDAGGAIVGGVLGAFVETIMCGSLVSGKRWCHRSR; this is encoded by the exons ATGGCGGCTACAGTCAAGAGGCCAGACCGAACCGCCATGCCGTACTTCTCTCTTGAGGAATTTCGCGTGTTTTCGGGGTTCGCGTTGATAG gtctcgtcaacaccatcctcCCATCCATCGTCTACGCCGCCAACTACCTCATCATCCCCTACCCGCGACATGTCGTCATCCTGGTCGAACTCCTCCCGGTCCTCCTCACCAAGCTGGTGCTCCCCTTCGTCATCCACCGCATCCCGTGCCGGATCCggcccctcgtcgccgcggccTGCTGGTTCGTCTCCAAACGcatcgccgacgatgcgCCACCCAacgtcctcccccccgtccGTGTCGCCGCAACAGTTCTCGCCTCCGtcgcgtcggcggcgaccgaGGTCTCGTGTCTCGGCATGGCCGCGcacgccggccggccggcacTGGCCGGGTGGGGcttcggcaccggcgccgggctGCTCGAGAACGCCGTGTGGCCTTTCCTGCTGACGTACGGCGAGGGTAGGGTCCTCCGGAGCGCCACGGGGTACATATACTACCTTGTTTCCGTGCTCTTGATCGCCCATTTCCTTCTTCTGCCCCAGGATGTGACCAAGAGGGGTCGAAAGAAGGaccaagctggccaagacgacgccggcgccgaggaagggcGGTCGTCTCTGGGATGGAGCGAAAGCAGACCGAGGCCTGATAGTCCCAAGGCGTTCGCCAAGAAATATCGGGTTCTCAGGGGTCTGGCCCGGTCGGACATGTTTCCGCTCTTCGTGGCATCGGCGTCCCTGTCTCTGCTGCAGGTTGGCCTCGCCAGGCCGCTGGACGGGTCTGCGTTTGAGACGTTCTCTCACTTCTACACCACCTACGGAATGTCTGCCTATCTAGGCACCTGGCTGGGTCGGTCATCAGTCACCTTCCTTCCCTTGCGGAGTTTTAAGCTGCACCTCGTCGCTCTGAGCGTGTGGACCGTCGTCGCGTCCCTCAATGCCGTCTTCCTCATATCCACCCAcatggccttcttcctgGCTTTCCTGGTGGGCATTGTGGGCGGCTCGTTATACATCAACGTCCTAGCTAGAGTGAGAGAAGAACGGGAAAACCGGGCGTATCGAGAGCTGAGTCTAGGGCTCGtcaccgccggcgacgcgggaGGCGCGATCGTTGGCGGTGTTCTAGGCGCCTTTGTTGAGACGATCATGTGCGGATCGCTCGTGAGCGGCAAACGCTGGTGTCACAGATCAAGGTAG
- a CDS encoding Putative cytochrome P450, with protein sequence MPNTALNMDGVLWVFVRSLTAAVLVAAVGSVLYFVKLLRKHRGKMAELRRQGLPVVPHSFLFGNLLEAKKAFDSLPAGVHANYVLSKLGEPFKDGGAFYVDTWPMADPMLMVMDPDMAHQTVYHPVAGSAKPPMLTGWFHPITGGPSQFDTNGRPWKHLHGLFSPSFSAQNITAAVPIIVGNVATFTDRLRAKAADGAMFRLEPLMLDLITDMIGEALFNMRLETQKRRHPLAEAMKGQLRLKFTAHKPENLVARVDPVLLFRTWNGGRVLDNHIKRQVRARFRTLLQNRAHNRDKAESFQSVLDCALENWLALPQNAGRTELDADYLAVVTRNMRMFFFAGYDSTASAVVYCLHNIASRPAVLARVRAEHDDVLGADLASTPARIAENPALLNALPYTNACIKESLRLFPPAGAIRQGCADLVLRDAAGNAYPTDGIAVNMLHWVIHRNPKYWARPDEFLPERWLVTDPAHELYPPKGGWRVFEYGPRLCVGQQLVMKETRAVLACVVREFDIRDCYAELDGDKKIDLSGLGGQRVFMVESGAAHPTDGYPCRVSLSGYRGGKA encoded by the exons ATGCCCAACACCGCCCTCAACATGGACGGCGTGCTCTGGGTCTTCGTCAGGTCGCTCACGGCGGCCGTCCtggtggccgccgtcggctccgTGCTCTACTTCGTCAAGCTCCTGAGGAAACATCGCGGTAAGATGGCCGAGCTGCGGAGACAAGGACTG CCCGTCGTCCCGCACAGCTTCCTCTTCGGCAACCTCCTCGAGGCGAAAAAGGCATTTGACAGCCTCCCCGCCGGTGTCCACGCCAACTACGTGCTATCGAAGCTCGGCGAACCCttcaaggacggcggcgcttTCTACGTCGACACCTGGCCCATGGCCGACCCCATGCTCATGGTCATGGACCCGGACATGGCCCACCAGACCGTCTACCACcccgtcgccggctccgCCAAGCCCCCGATGCTGACCGGCTGGTTCCACCCCATCACCGGCGGGCCCAGCCAGTTCGACACCAACGGTCGGCCGTGGAAGCACCTCCATGGCCTCTTCAGCCCGAGCTTCAGCGCCCAGAacatcaccgccgccgtacccatcatcgtcggcaacGTCGCCACCTTCACGGACCGCCTGCgagccaaggccgccgacggcgccatgTTCCGCCTCGAGCCGCTCATGCTGGACCTCATCACCGACATGATCGGCGAGGCCCTCTTCAACATGCGCCTCGAGACCCAGAagcgccgccatccgctcgccgaggccatgaaggGCCAGCTGCGCCTCAAGTTCACCGCCCACAAGCCCGAgaacctcgtcgcccgcgtcgacCCGGTCCTGCTCTTCCGCACTTGGAACGGCGGCCGCGTGCTCGACAACCACATCAAGCGCCAGGTCCGCGCCCGCTTCCGCACCCTGCTGCAGAACAGGGCCCACAACCgcgacaaggccgagagcTTCCAGTCCGTCCTCGACTGCGCTCTCGAGAACTGGCTCGCCCTGCCGCAGAACGCCGGCCGcaccgagctcgacgccgactacctcgccgtcgtgacCCGCAACATGCGCAtgttcttcttcgccggctacgactcgaccgcctccgccgtcgtctaCTGCCTGCACAACATCGCCTCGCGGCCCGCCGTGCTTGCCCGCGTCCGcgccgagcacgacgacgtcctgggcgccgacctcgcctcGACCCCGGCCAGGATCGCCGAGAACCCGGCCCTGCTCAACGCCCTGCCCTACACCAACGCCTGTATCAAGGAGTCGCTGCGCCTGTTCCCGCCTGCCGGCGCCATCCGCCAGGGCTGCGCCGACCTGGTcctccgcgacgccgccggcaacgccTACCCGAccgacggcatcgccgtcaacATGCTCCACTGGGTCATCCACCGCAACCCCAAATACTGGGCCCGCCCGGACGAGTTCCTCCCCGAGCGTTGGCTGGTCACGGACCCGGCCCACGAACTGTACCCGCCCAAGGGCGGCTGGCGCGTCTTCGAGTACGGCCCGCGACTATGCGTCGGCCAGCAGCTGGTCATGAAGGAGACgcgcgccgtgctggcctGCGTCGTCAGGGAGTTTGACATCCGGGACTGCTATGCCGAGCTGGATGGCGACAAAAAGATTGACCTGAGCGGTCTCGGGGGCCAGAGGGTCTTCATGGTCGAGTCGGGCGCCGCGCACCCTACCGACGGGTACCCTTGCCGCGTGTCGCTGAGCGGGTATCGGGGCGGAAAGGCgtga